A window of Gammaproteobacteria bacterium genomic DNA:
TTCCCGGGCACGTCCGGCTTGCAGACGGGGCGATATTATAAGGAGATTGCGGCCGGATTTCCCAGCCGGAGGGCGCCAGGTCAGTGATCGCGATCGATCAGTGCGATGGCCAGCTGCCGCAGGGCCTCGGCGGAGGGCCCGAGGTCGGCAACCGCTGCCAGGGCATTCGCCCGCAGTTCCTCCAGGCGCTCCAGGGAGGCTTCCCGGCCCAGCAAAGCCGGGTAGGTGGCCTTGTTGAGGCCAAGGTCGGAGCCGATCGGTTTGCCGAGCTTCCGTTCGTCCCCGTCGATATCCAGCAGGTCGTCGCGCACCTGGAAGGCCAGTCCCACGGCATCGCCGAAGCGGGACAGGCGGCCCAGCAATTCCTCGGAAGCCTCGCCGCAAACGGCCGCCATCAACACGGCGGCCTTGATCAGTTCGCCGGTTTTCAGGGCATGTATGCGGTCGAGCTCGGCAACATCGAGCCGGCAGCCCTCGGCTTCCAGGTCCATGGCCTGTCCGCCTGTCATGCCGGCCGGGCCGCCTGCGCGGGACAGCAGGCGCACCAGTCGGAGCCTGACGGCAGGGTCCGCCGGCAAGCCCGGGTCGGTGGTCAGCAGCTCGAAGGCCTGCATCTGCAGGGCGTCGCCAACCAGTATGGCGGTAGCCTCGTCATATGCTCGATGAGTGGTCGCCCGGCCACGCCGGAGATCATCGTCATCCATCGCGGGCAGGTCGTCATGGACCAGCGAGTAGCAGTGGATCATCTCCACTGCCACGGCCACCGCATCGACCCGCCCGGGGGCGATGTCCAGCAGCTCGGCGCTGGCATAAGCCAGCATCGGCCGCAGGCGCTTGCCGCCGTTGGTCATGGAATAGCGAATGGCGGACGCGAGCCGGGCAGGGACGTCTATGGGCAGCAGCAAGCGTCGCCGCAGTTCGCGCTCGAAGCGCGCCTTGCGGTCAGCCAGCCAGGTTTCCAGGTTGCTGCTCTCCATGGTGGCGGAAGATTAGCAAAGGCGGCAGGCATGGGACAGCCTGCGGTAGAATGCGGACTTTGTGCCATGGCGAGGATCGGCCGGTGTCGAAAAGCGTTACCCGACAGGCAAATGCGAACATTGCGCTGGTGAAATACTGGGGCAAGCGCGGTGCTGCGTCG
This region includes:
- a CDS encoding polyprenyl synthetase family protein; its protein translation is MESSNLETWLADRKARFERELRRRLLLPIDVPARLASAIRYSMTNGGKRLRPMLAYASAELLDIAPGRVDAVAVAVEMIHCYSLVHDDLPAMDDDDLRRGRATTHRAYDEATAILVGDALQMQAFELLTTDPGLPADPAVRLRLVRLLSRAGGPAGMTGGQAMDLEAEGCRLDVAELDRIHALKTGELIKAAVLMAAVCGEASEELLGRLSRFGDAVGLAFQVRDDLLDIDGDERKLGKPIGSDLGLNKATYPALLGREASLERLEELRANALAAVADLGPSAEALRQLAIALIDRDH